AGCAAGTGAGAATGGAGTCTGCACACATATGGACATTGGAACCGCCCGCACataattactattcacactTCCAGAAATACACCCTCACCGGtaattcgaactctcaccacttgaaGGGTTCTAACAAGAATCTGACAACCAATAAAACAATTAGTCGTTGGTCTAATatgaacaaattaaatataaagccATATACAACAACCAGGTCTCAAACTGCATAAGCTTCAGACACCTCATGAATAACTTCAATGTGGCATGTTGATTATAAGCGGAACAAACTGTAGAACTATTACTGTTTATTTAGCTATTTCTAATTCAGCAGAGGCCCTGTTTATTCATATACACAGTTTGTGCTTTTGATAAGCAACATCAAGTTACTGTGTCCTAAATCACAAATCTAAGACTGCAAATCTCAGAAGAACTTCAACACATCAATGCAAAATAAGAAACACATATTAAGTTCAAGGATCAAGGATTCTGAATTAAATCAAGTCTGAAAGCAAAATTCACAAGCTTGATGCTAGTTCATTCTCcacaaacaacaagaacaagtaTCACCATTATCAAGATAGATAGCAATTAAGTATCCAATGATCAAGCAAAATACAGCATAGAATTCCTAAATCAATAACCAAAAAGAGAGTTTGAAGTTTTGAGGCAGTACCGAAGTCAAAGCTGTCAGCTTTCAGAGCTTTCATCACTCCATCTCGAAGTTAAGGCTTCCAAAATCCCATCAAAGCTGCTGAACTTGGAGTTCACGACGTCCACCGTGATCCCTAACCTCTCCGCCCCTCTCGCCGTCACAGGCCCGTGAGCCGCCACCACCATCTCCGGCCATCGCGTCCTCACCCTCCCCCATTCCCACCCGAACTCTTCCAACCCTTTGAGCAACCCTTCAACCTCCGCCGAGCTCGTGAACACTATCGCGTCCAATTTTCCATCCAATCTCACCAATGCCTCCACACACCGCGGCCCCGCCCACCTCGTCTCGTATGCAGGAACCCTAATTGCCACCCAATTCCGTGATTCCAAATCCCTGATGAAATCTGGCACCACCGGAGGTTCCTCCAGATCAACGACGTCCGGCACCGGACACAGGACTCTCCTTCCAATCCCATCGCCGAGAGCCTCCACGAGACCTGAAGGGGAAGCGATCTCTGGGACCAAAACCCTTATTCTGCTAGGGTTTCGACACAGCTTGGAAAGCAGCCCGTTATCGTGAAGAAGCTCCGCGTCACGACCGAGGGCAGCGACTGTTAGTGGATCTCCGAGGTCGGAGAGAGGCGGAGTGGCTTCAGCCAGTGAGCAGATCGCTGCGGCGGCAGCCGATATGCCAGCGCGAGAGGTGAAGGCAAGGGCAGTGAAAGGATCTAGGGTTCCGGGAAGGAAGAAGGGAGAGATGGCGGCAAGCGTCCGAGGTGTTGCTCCAACGGCGACGGTGGGAATAGCGAAGCATTCGGCGCCGGCGATCTCGAGGAGGCCGGAGAGGCGAGGTGCGTAGCTCGTCGGCGTCGTGAATGCGATGCGGCGGCCGGCGATAGCTGCCGTGACGGGAACGGAGCCTCCGGTGGCCATTCCGATGAGCATTCTGAGGTGGAGTGTTCTTTTGTTTGACTAGTCAAcctttggtttatttttatttaaaaatgtaattagACATTTATGACCTTGATTTTAAGACTAATTATTTGTTAGCTTATTAGCTGTTAATTAGTTTTGGGAAATTTGTGTGTGCATATTATTATTGAACTttgacataaatatatatatatatatatatatatatatagaatatgtACTCTGGGATGTTCGTAAAACATCCCCAGATTTACAAAAGGTAAAGAGATAGAAGAGATgagagatataaaaataaatgtccctggatttaaaaaaatagagacacAAAGAACATACAGATAGGTTGATAAACAGTAAAGTACTCtctctgtttctttttatctgtcatgaataaccgaatctcacatactaagatagttggttatttcacataatttaataagaaaagaattgaAATTGAGTGTTAGAgtaattttaggaaaaaaaaataataaatgtttcttgatgtttaaaaatgacagataaaaaagatatgggtttatgacagataaaaaggaactgAGGGAATAAACAGTAAAAATCTATATTGATTCCCACCTGTGGGTATGGtgttttttgttaaattttttaattaaactatagtgctaatgaaaatcaaattcaaCAGCTCGTGTTAATAAAAGTAAGGTCCGTTAAAATTGGGTTAGCCAAAGGTAAAACATTACATGGGtctcaatttaaataatttctttttagcatttttacttaattatttaaagtttatGTTTCTTCTCAATTATTTAAGGTTTTTATCTTAGCTTATGGTAagtttaatatatacatatacatattgCATAGATAAAACTTATTTCAAGCTTTTTATCTTAGtttttactatataaataaaatataaatattaataaaagtctACAAGGAGTTTGTTCGGATCCGCATCCAAACCCGGATCCGATAGCATATCGGATTCTTATCTCACATCCAAACCACGACATTTCGGATCGGGTTTTCTCGtgggctctctctctctctctcgcagAGCGCGCGCCCAAAGGATGGCATCCGATtcctccgccgccgccgccgccgccgccgccgcctccACGGCCATCGCCGTCGATGATCCTCTTCCGATCCGCCGCCTTGAGCCGTCTGACAATGCCAAAGGGCTTCTTCGCTCTTCTCTCTCAGCTTTCTCCCTTGCCCCCCGTCCCGGACGACGCTTTCCAGGCCCGTCTCGCGGAGATCAACGCCCTCGGCGCCGATCACCTCATCGCCGTCGTCGAGGACCCTGCCACTTCCCGCATTGTTGCCACCGGATCCGTCTTCATTGAGAAAAAGTTCATCCGGGGTTGCTCCAGTGTCGGCCACATCGAGGACGTCGTTGTCGATGCAGCAGCGCGCGGGCGGAGATTGGGGCAAAAGATAGTGAAGTACCTTGTTGAACACGCGAGAGCCAATGGGTGCTATAAGGTGATCCTGGATTGCACGCCGGAGCTCAGAGGGTACTACGAGAGCTGTGGATTTGTTGAGAAGAACATCCAAATGGCGATCTATTTCAATCATTGAGGCCTGGGTCTGGGGTTTTGCTTCTGAATTCTGTTAGTTTGGTAAGTTTCCATTATTTCCCCATTTGTTTTAATGCATTTGTAGTTCATGATTTCGTTTTTATGGTAATTATGTGGTTCATGTCATGGATTTTGCTTATCTGTTTACGAGTTATGTGAGAAaatttatggtttttgtttaatttaagtGCTTTGTAATGAACATAATACAAAATGTAGTTTCTTATGtgcttgtttgttttgtaaaaatTGAATCTTTATTTGGGGATGGCTTTGAAGTGAAGAATGCTTTGAAATTAGATTTCTTGTTGCTGATGTGCATATTGTGATTTCCCCTGATTTGTTGTTGTAAAGTTGTCATAAATTGCTCATTTGAACTTTGTAAAGATGATGGAAGTTTGATTGAGGAGGTTGACCATTTATACTTGACGTGCAAATGTTATTAACTTGgttgtatatttttgttttggggaaaatatgttgtatatatatatatatatatattgcttgaGATGGTAACAGATTTGGATCAAATTGTTTTAACACATTGAATGTACTGTTGATGGTTTTCATGTGCGTGATTTATGCTAAATGAGTGGATATTAtccttttgttttagttttgattaaCTTTAAGATTTCAGTTTGCTATTTTGGTGAGGTAACTTAATTGGGCTAAGAAATTTGCCTTTCATGTTAATAAGTAGAGAGTGAAATCCTAGGAGCTCATAAGTAGATGGTTTTAGGCACTGCCCCCTTGTTAATGATTATGCAATTCTTCCATTTACTTTGCTTTGGGATTCTTTGCTATCATCTCATTTTCTACTGCAGCAATTATGAGGTTTCTGCTCTAGAATATTACTAATAACATGTATCACTTCCATGGGATTTCTTATTCTAGTTGTTGATTGATGCTTGAAGACAAATAACTTTTATTAATAGGTATATGGTTTTATCAGGCAGAAGATTGGTTGAACAATTTGCCTCATATGTAGGATCCATGATATTCACccttaagataaaataaatattatttttgggaaattatGTTATTTAATGATTAAGGAGAATGACTATAATAAGATGCAAGATTATGTATATTTCAGCTCCTGATATTGTTGAGCCACTGTGGGCTTGAAGTATTCCACATTGAAGGAGGGTTGGCAAAAGCTTGAACTGGATTTTTGCAAGTTAGACATAAGATAGCCTTTAGCCCATTTGATCATCTCCAATGTGCATGCAATTTACTCAAggttttatttgtgcctctttcTATTGAAATATAAAGGTTGAGTCTTTCAAGAATATTAAGAATTCCTTTGGGCTTGACAAGTTACAAAGTTCTCAGTGGTACTCTTAAGGAATGGAGACCTTAGATACAATCATGAGATGACCTTTGGCCAAATGACCAAATCAGAGGTGCAGCATTTCAATATGTTTATTCATTGGGAAATTCTTGCCAAATTATTTCCAGATCTGTAATGGACTCTTTGAAGTGTGTAAACAACTAGTGGAAAAAGGATAGAATAAAGGAGAGATGCACAAATCCTAACTCATCTTTAGCTACTTGAGCATGGACAATTGCAAGTCATATTTCCCTTGGTCGTATTTTATTCTTACTTTATTCTAATGTGGCACTATTGTACTATACCAACTAGTCATCCGAATTATAAAATCAAGGTATCACACTGTGTTGGCATTCTTCAAACTAATGGTACAGAAGGAACCTGAGCTCTTTTAGCATCTTAAGGTTGGGTTTCAAGTTGTAATTCCTATTGATCAGTAGTCAGTCCTAGTAATTGTCACCTAGCATATAATGGCAAATGCTTTAGTTACtgttacaattatttttaatttttcagattGCAGATTACCCCCAATGCTTTTCACCTAATAGTTCTCCAAGATTCTGGCACTAATCTAGGAgggcaaattaattatttttgtaattattattttatcctaaCAAATGATCTTTGAAGCACTTCTTATCTTCTTGCCTTTTACACATGAGATTGTCTACTAAACCTTTCAATACCCTTGACCAAATGATtaatcttttttccttttaggCATCTTAAGTTCTccattttttgttaaaaatatcttttataaatatcacTAGAGTGCAACAAGTACTACATTGTCCTTTTTTCATTTGTGACATTCCCCATCTAATAGAGATGGTTTATCGACTAGGAATATGTATACATTAATGATTCCGTGCTTTTAAGAGTACGTTTCGAACTAGATGAGGCAAAAGGACAGAACTCATGGCCATCTATGTTGccttgcacttaaaacattcCTGAAACTCAACAAGGATAATAATGTTATGGTATCCAACATAGAAGGTGCTTGCAAACCATGTCCAAAACTTGAAACCATCTTCTTTTGGAGAAAAGGTAGATGTTCTGAAATCATGTTTGCACTCTCCTTGTTTCAGTAAGCAGCACTCAAAGATGGTCCTTCTATTACTGCAATAATGTTTCTTTACCATATCTGACATTCCAAACCTTGGTGGAAAATACTCTTCTTAGATGTTCAAGTGGTGAGCACTATCAGCATTGCAGTGCTCTGATGCCAAACATTTTACCTGGTTGATACTTATTCCCAGCTTTCTGCTCTTGTGCAACATCCATAGCTTTTTGTCCTTTAAAGAacattctttctttttcacttaTTGCATACTAGAACTTCATAACCATTGCTTTCCTTACACACTTACAGAGCCATATCCTTTTCTGATGCAGGTATTGCTCAAAAAGTCCGAATGCTCGCCTGGATGCCACGACAAACCTCATATTGTTCTTCGAAAGCACGCCTCTGACTCGATTAAGCTCAATAGACgatacttttattttatctttcgCTCTGCAATGTTCGATAAGATCGCAATTTGGCACCTTCCCACCTTCACTGGAATGCACTAAAGTAAAAGCTGAACTCCCACTCAATCTATGGTACTCTTTGCCTTTTCACTTTCAACTTCTTGTTATACTTCTATGTTTTTAACTATCAATAAGATTAGTCACATTTTGTTGATCAAATCTATATGAATGCTTGATAgcaatgaattattattattaattattaaatattagttgACAATGCTGACTTGAAATTATAATATAGTCTTTTAAAAGGAGGTATGAGACAAAAGAAGGATAACTTTACTGactattgaatttattttattgaatgaatGCCTGCTCTTCAAAGGCAGGAAACCAAAAGCCAAtttttcttgatgttttatGGCAGGTGCATGTATCATGTTTGTGTGTCCATTTTAGTGATggcttttattttataataataataataataataataaatatcatagaaaaatattatatttgctttacAGTCTTATCAATGTTCAAAGTTTTGCGTTTACACCCCTGAGGTTATACTTAATTCTTATCTAATGACCCTTTAGAAGTCCAAATGATTTTTGgctttttgtgtatatatacattacaAGGGTCATAATTGCTGTGTCTTAAAATATCAATGATCATACGTACACGAATAcgaaaaaaaacaatgtaaaaaGACAAAACTACCCCTGTTTCTATAGGTCTGGAACTGagtctaaataaataaataaccctcccaaaaaattaataattctgtgtatatatataattaaaaaaaactacctTTTTCTTTGTAAAAATCTCTAGTTTAATCTCATCTCTAAAGTGAAGGTGcctctgtgtatatatatatatatatatgtatttgatgtattattattattatgatgatgatgatatatcatttaaattttaGGGAATAGAAATAGGTATGAATGGAAGAGATAAGGGAAGCATTCCAACCAATAATAATACCAAATAGTCTAAGAAAACCTACTCGTATTCAGTGCAGTGATGAGAAGAGGTCCAAAGATAAGGGTAAGGGTAGGTTTGGGGAGTTGTGGATGGATCATGAGGGTCCTTAAAATGTATGGAAATAAAGGTCCATCTTTTCcacctttcttttctcttttgtgGTCCTCCAAAAGTCATCAATGTAGGGACCAAAACCAAATCCATAGCATccaactcttttttttaatttttttttttggcaaaaaaattcatctttcttctttcctttacctgcattcatttcttttcctcAGAGATAGCAAAGCTTGAAAGCTACCTTTCCACTCTTCTTAGCCTTTTTGTTTTGATGCTGAGAGTCAGGGACCAGTTGCCATTTATCTCTTTCGGTCGTCGTCGTCATCGATCACGGACCGATCGAAATTGAACGGCCGAGATCGCTTCGTGTAGTTGAGTACAGCTACATTTCATCTCCCTTTCTCattaataaaaaggaaagagagtTTTGTTTGCATCACTGACCTAAACATCTCAAGTAATAATAACACAGTGAGACAATTCTAACTAGTTACTAGTAATACATGGTAGAGAACTACATACAACaagttggtatatatatatatatatatatctaatagtTATCACAATGCTATACATTTCTTTGCTCACTAGAGTGCTTGAGATGGGGCATAAGAAAGCTCCCATTTCTTATGACGGGAAGTGTATACGGTACTCGAAGATATcatccctcttcttcttcgtcgtcgtCGTCTTGTCTTCTTCAATTTGATGGATTTGGATAGGTTTTCTGCTTGCTAGCAGAACAAGTGCAGCTTGATCGGCTTTCTGATATCGTCTAAACAGGACAAGTGTTTGTGATAATAATTAGACTCTGAATACGACAATAAACAAAGAACAAGGatttggtgtttggtttgcatgGCATTACCTTGACCTGTTTCTGGAGATCTTTTATGTATTCGACCGCCAAATCTAACATGTCAGCAGTGTTTGTTTGCTGAAAACATCGGAGGAATGTGTTCGAAGATTGTTAATGATGCTTGGACAATTAAACATGCATTGAATGTAATTTTACCTTGTCCATGTTAGGGACGAGTTCTTGCAATTTCCTCATCCTTTCGCTAATCCGAGTTCTTCGCACCTGAAACAACTTCATTgtatgagtacatgcaaaagcTATCAAAAAGTTAGACCAAAGTCTTTTACCCTCTCGGCGATACTCCGGGGATGAGTGGCACATCCTCGCTTAGCCCGTATTTTACATGGTACCGCGTCTTGGAATTGGAGAAACTTTTCCATAGCAGCCATCTCCGACGAGGTCTTTGGCAAACTATATTGATGCGTCAATCCAGAAACATGACTTCGAAGACCTCCATTCTGTCGTAAACCAAAGCCTCGCATTTTAGACATACGAGCAATAATCTAGTCCATATAAGAGTATTCTCCGCGCTCCATGACTCATGGTCTCCTTATATTTCTTAACAAGATACACAAGCAAGACATGGCGAAAAGAGAACATTAAGAGGAAATACCTGAGGTTCTGATTGGTTTAATCCAGCGATAATCTTCCCGTCAGCTTCCCGGGTTCTCTTGAGACCAGAGAAGTTGTCGGTAAGCATAGCGTTATCATCCCAAGTGCCAACAGGATACCCGGGGATATAACATCGGCCACCACCATTGCCACTTCCAAGATTACTCTCCTCCGGGCTACTTCCGCCCATGCTTTCACTCCCCATCTCGGATATCTGCGACATTATAGAACCCTGCCTCGACGAAAAACTTATCTGATGATTCAATCTGTTTTGCTGTAACCCTCCTTCTCCCATGCTCCTCATCACATTATAACCTAAATATCATCAGAACACTCTATATAATTCCAATgaatgagaaatatatatacatatatatgtgtgtgtgtatatttctATTTCTGCAACAGGATCAATCAAATCAGCAACAGAATGCAAGAAActgaaagaaatttttttcccaaaatgaaCAATTCGTTGGAATGATATTGAACAATCAATGAGCCATCACTGGACTAATTCAGGCATTGATAACTcaaaacaaagacagtgattaTGCTATGAAGCTAATAATAGAAACTCAAAGGAAGGACCATGTCTTGATTTCAATCCACTGAAAAATTTCCCAAaatgatgagagagagagagagagaaaaaagttCCCaatgtttatgttattttgttctAAAGCCAAAAATTCACAACAAAAtcagataaatttttttttattttcttttatttactgattcaaacaaaatcaaacaattcTCATGCACTGTGCACTGATCCAAAGATTGAATCTTTTCACCCCAAATGATATCAGTTCCCATTccagagaaagaaaaaaataaaagaaagaagagttctcaaccaaaaatcaccaaaaaaaaaaaatcagagaaatTTTTTGCTTTGTCACAGATTAAAACACTACAAAACCAGTTTTCCAAaccaaaaagttaaaaaaaaaaaaaaatctccaaagaAATCTCATGCACTTGTGTTTAGAAgctaaaaatttccaaaattgaAGCTTTTTCAGCCAATGAAAACAGTCCccaaaactaaagaaagaaaaatagtacCATTGTCTACGTTCAAGTGAGAGAAAAGACCAGCAGGGGAGCTGCTCTGCCTCACAAGATTGGAGCAGTTCTCAACGCCGCCATGAGACCCATAGTACATCGGTTGCtgccgctgctgctgctgttgttgttgctgttgctgctgtGATACCACCACGTCAGCACCGCCGGCGTGTTCCATCGGACCGGAGGCTGGAATCGACCCGGCGGGATGAGATTGGGGATGGGGCTTGTCCTGGTGATGGAGATCGGGGGAGAGGAAGCGAGCAAGCATGGAGTCGGGGCTAGAAGGGCGGGCAGCTGGGAGAAAGTCATCGACGGCCTCACCTAGAAGGGAGCTCGGCGCCGACCGGTACCGGAGAAGACCACCAGGACCGCCGGGACCCATCTGGCGGCGCTGGAGTTCGGATCCCGAGGGGAACGTGAGGTTGAGATCTCTCGATGACGCTGGTGAGCCGTACATCACTGAATCACACCAAGCAAAAGCACCAAAAGATCGAATTTTTTTATCGTACCTTTCTTCAAGGATTTAACACCGATCTAGAGCTCGATTTCAGCTAAACCACCGC
This portion of the Dioscorea cayenensis subsp. rotundata cultivar TDr96_F1 chromosome 3, TDr96_F1_v2_PseudoChromosome.rev07_lg8_w22 25.fasta, whole genome shotgun sequence genome encodes:
- the LOC120282493 gene encoding uncharacterized protein LOC120282493, whose translation is MLIGMATGGSVPVTAAIAGRRIAFTTPTSYAPRLSGLLEIAGAECFAIPTVAVGATPRTLAAISPFFLPGTLDPFTALAFTSRAGISAAAAAICSLAEATPPLSDLGDPLTVAALGRDAELLHDNGLLSKLCRNPSRIRVLVPEIASPSGLVEALGDGIGRRVLCPVPDVVDLEEPPVVPDFIRDLESRNWVAIRVPAYETRWAGPRCVEALVRLDGKLDAIVFTSSAEVEGLLKGLEEFGWEWGRVRTRWPEMVVAAHGPVTARGAERLGITVDVVNSKFSSFDGILEALTSRWSDESSES
- the LOC120283469 gene encoding LOW QUALITY PROTEIN: glucosamine 6-phosphate N-acetyltransferase 1 (The sequence of the model RefSeq protein was modified relative to this genomic sequence to represent the inferred CDS: deleted 1 base in 1 codon), yielding MASDSSAAAAAAAAASTAIAVDDPLPIRRLEPSDNAKGFFALLSQLSPLPPVPDDAFQARLAEINALGADHLIAVVEDPATSRIVATGSVFIEKKFIRGCSSVGHIEDVVVDAAARGRRLGQKIVKYLVEHARANGCYKVILDCTPELRGYYESCGFVEKNIQMAIYFNH
- the LOC120254273 gene encoding transcription factor bHLH130-like isoform X1, giving the protein MYGSPASSRDLNLTFPSGSELQRRQMGPGGPGGLLRYRSAPSSLLGEAVDDFLPAARPSSPDSMLARFLSPDLHHQDKPHPQSHPAGSIPASGPMEHAGGADVVVSQQQQQQQQQQQRQQPMYYGSHGGVENCSNLVRQSSSPAGLFSHLNVDNGYNVMRSMGEGGLQQNRLNHQISFSSRQGSIMSQISEMGSESMGGSSPEESNLGSGNGGGRCYIPGYPVGTWDDNAMLTDNFSGLKRTREADGKIIAGLNQSEPQNGGLRSHVSGLTHQYSLPKTSSEMAAMEKFLQFQDAVPCKIRAKRGCATHPRSIAERVRRTRISERMRKLQELVPNMDKQTNTADMLDLAVEYIKDLQKQVKTISESRSSCTCSASKQKTYPNPSN
- the LOC120254273 gene encoding transcription factor bHLH130-like isoform X2 — translated: MGPGGPGGLLRYRSAPSSLLGEAVDDFLPAARPSSPDSMLARFLSPDLHHQDKPHPQSHPAGSIPASGPMEHAGGADVVVSQQQQQQQQQQQRQQPMYYGSHGGVENCSNLVRQSSSPAGLFSHLNVDNGYNVMRSMGEGGLQQNRLNHQISFSSRQGSIMSQISEMGSESMGGSSPEESNLGSGNGGGRCYIPGYPVGTWDDNAMLTDNFSGLKRTREADGKIIAGLNQSEPQNGGLRSHVSGLTHQYSLPKTSSEMAAMEKFLQFQDAVPCKIRAKRGCATHPRSIAERVRRTRISERMRKLQELVPNMDKQTNTADMLDLAVEYIKDLQKQVKTISESRSSCTCSASKQKTYPNPSN